The following DNA comes from Flexistipes sp..
AACTGTAGCATGTCCACACTACCTCACCACCTCACCACCTCACTCTTCACCCATCACGGCTTTTACAGATTTTCAATAACCCTCTGCAGCTTAAAATAATTAATAAAAACCTGTGTTCTGGCATTTATCACATTATATTTGGCACGTGAAAGATAAAAAATAGCATCCAGAATATCAGTGGAGGTAGCTACACCTTCTTTAAAAGAAGCCTCCGTTACCCTTAGATTCTCCTCAGCTTCTTTTAGGCTGGTTCTGGCAACCCCAAGATTTTCTAAAGCAACAGTTTTATCTTCGAAAACATTCTGGAGCTGATTTTTAAGATCAAGTTTCAACTCCATTACATCCATTTTGGATTTTCTCATTTCAAGTTTTGCTTTATTAATATTTGAATATTTCTGAAAGCCGTTAAAAATATTAAAATTTACATTCACCTGCCCTCTTAACTCGTCCTCCTCATTATCACCGTAAGGATTCGCGGAGTCGGCAGAATTGGAGTACCTCATTGATAAATCAACTTTGGGATAAAGAGAGCTCTTTGAAGCCCCCACACTGTAATGTCGTGCCTGAACAACCGTTTCAAGTGCTTTCAGCTCACTTCTGACAGCGTACATTTTTTCCTTATAAAAATCATATTCATGAAACTCAGGAATTGTTTCCAATAATTGAAAGTTGATATCCTCAATCTTTATTTCAGCATTAACTTTTCTGGATAACGTGTTGAGAGATTTATCCAGCTCCGCCTGTGCTTTCAACAGCTCCTGCTTTGCATTATCCATTTCAACTTTTATTTTCAATACTTCACTCCACTTCATCACTCCAACATCGTACTTCAGTTTTGCGTCCTCATATTTCTCTTTATAAAGTTTAAAGGCATTTTGACGAACCTCAAGGTAACGCTGATTTCTGTAAACGTTGAGATAAGCTGCGGCAACATCAAGTTTAATATCCTGTTTTTTAGACTGCAGTTCAAACAGACTCACCTTTTTCATTTCTTTTGCAGACTTAAGGTTATATTTGTCCCTGAAACCGTCAAAAAGGTTGTAGCTTAAGGAAATATATAAGTTGCTGTTTTCACTGTTTTCAAACATGGAGTCTTCATCCAGCTGGTTGTACTGATAGCCGAGATCGGCGGAAGGCATAAATTCACCCTTCTGATATCTCACATTTTCTTCAGATATTCCGGTATCAAATCTGTATTTATGCAAAACAGGTCTGTTTTTAACAGCTTTTTCTTTCA
Coding sequences within:
- a CDS encoding TolC family protein, whose protein sequence is MKKLFVLIILLAAVNAFALSLDELKEKAVKNRPVLHKYRFDTGISEENVRYQKGEFMPSADLGYQYNQLDEDSMFENSENSNLYISLSYNLFDGFRDKYNLKSAKEMKKVSLFELQSKKQDIKLDVAAAYLNVYRNQRYLEVRQNAFKLYKEKYEDAKLKYDVGVMKWSEVLKIKVEMDNAKQELLKAQAELDKSLNTLSRKVNAEIKIEDINFQLLETIPEFHEYDFYKEKMYAVRSELKALETVVQARHYSVGASKSSLYPKVDLSMRYSNSADSANPYGDNEEDELRGQVNVNFNIFNGFQKYSNINKAKLEMRKSKMDVMELKLDLKNQLQNVFEDKTVALENLGVARTSLKEAEENLRVTEASFKEGVATSTDILDAIFYLSRAKYNVINARTQVFINYFKLQRVIENL